A genomic segment from Bacteroidia bacterium encodes:
- a CDS encoding outer membrane beta-barrel protein: protein MKTIRFILMMAVLCISQNAMSQETKTGSEMTEEQREALEARLNSVRAEMQGIRTTLDEQLDSLADLMKDLKMKPAPDTTRKNDRVSVSISDQGMQLNFGNESGKGDKQKKEELKNFQTEWLLLDLGINPYLHENSFNMPDSGGAAGLDLNYSRSVHVGLHLFQQAMRLGTDKLWLRYGLSVDYRNYSFQDDIVLIPDSSRFAFMGSEVPLKKSKLTTQSFLVPLMLQFENNAEERGKSFRLIVGGYGGYTFRIYSKSVNEDNHKTKLVDNFNVQQIRYGVTARLGLSKFTLYANYDMSPLFEEGRGPELYPVTAGIVLHGFSFN from the coding sequence ATGAAAACGATCAGATTTATACTGATGATGGCTGTGCTGTGCATTTCGCAGAACGCGATGAGCCAGGAAACGAAGACCGGCAGTGAAATGACTGAGGAGCAGCGAGAGGCGCTGGAAGCGCGCCTCAACTCGGTGCGTGCAGAAATGCAGGGAATCAGGACAACGCTGGATGAACAGCTTGACAGCCTGGCAGATTTGATGAAAGATCTGAAAATGAAACCGGCACCCGATACCACTCGCAAAAATGACAGGGTGAGTGTGTCAATATCCGACCAGGGAATGCAATTAAATTTTGGAAATGAATCTGGAAAAGGGGATAAGCAGAAAAAGGAAGAGCTGAAGAATTTTCAGACAGAATGGTTGCTGCTGGACCTCGGAATAAATCCTTATCTTCATGAGAATTCCTTTAACATGCCGGATAGTGGCGGTGCTGCGGGTTTGGACCTGAATTATTCACGTTCCGTGCATGTGGGCCTGCACCTTTTTCAGCAGGCCATGCGGCTCGGAACCGATAAACTGTGGCTTCGCTATGGACTCTCGGTTGATTACCGCAATTACTCGTTCCAGGATGACATTGTTTTAATTCCTGATTCCAGCCGGTTTGCTTTTATGGGCTCAGAAGTTCCGCTTAAAAAGAGCAAGCTTACTACGCAAAGCTTCCTGGTGCCACTCATGTTGCAGTTTGAAAACAATGCAGAAGAACGGGGAAAAAGCTTTCGGTTAATTGTTGGCGGTTATGGCGGTTATACATTCCGCATTTATTCCAAAAGCGTAAACGAGGACAATCATAAAACAAAACTGGTGGATAATTTTAATGTGCAGCAGATCCGCTACGGAGTTACTGCCCGCTTGGGCCTGAGCAAGTTTACGCTATACGC